The genome window CAGAAGCAGTAAAAATCGGGTATGAGGTTACAGGAATTGAGGTCAACAAAGAAACTGCTGATTATGTGTGCAGCAAGGAGAAATTGAATATCCTGACTTCGCTTATCAGTGATGTAAATTTAGAAAAAGAAAGTTTTGACATAATAACATTGTTTGATGTGCTGGAACATCTTTTAGACCCGAAGGATGCTTTTTTGAAGGGCGCGGAATATCTCAAGAAAAACGGTTTGCTGGTTATTGAAGTTCCCGATGATAACAGCCTTATAAGAAAGTTAGCTGCTGTTATACACGTATTTTCTCTGGGAAAATGGAGCCAGTTTCTAAGGCAGTCTTTTCACAGTCATCCGGGAGGTCACAGAAACGGTTTTACTGAACATTCGCTAAGGCAGTTATTAAAGGCCGGCAGTTTTGAAGTCCTTGATGTCAGGAAAGTCATGATCCCGTATAAACTGTATATAAGCGAAACAGTCAGGAAAAAACAGGGTATTAACAAAATGATTTTTTACGTGATTCCCGCCTTGCTCTATGCATGTTCCAGATTACTGCGCAAACAGAACAGGATAAAGGTTTATGCAAAAAAAATCTAAGATTCTATACCTAGATTATCCAATCGTAATTGCCGGAGGCGGGCAGAAGAGCCTGCTTCTACTGTTGAAAAATATTGACCTTTCAAAATTTGAACCTTTCGTGTT of Elusimicrobiota bacterium contains these proteins:
- a CDS encoding class I SAM-dependent methyltransferase; the protein is MNSIIKCNICGNDGRVLFDLGDYHIRKCLNCRFSWVEEVFDEKILSGRNYYWAKGFFIDNEQLLRAGSGKEALLIKKCADKNNITGKRWLDIGSGFAYLISEAVKIGYEVTGIEVNKETADYVCSKEKLNILTSLISDVNLEKESFDIITLFDVLEHLLDPKDAFLKGAEYLKKNGLLVIEVPDDNSLIRKLAAVIHVFSLGKWSQFLRQSFHSHPGGHRNGFTEHSLRQLLKAGSFEVLDVRKVMIPYKLYISETVRKKQGINKMIFYVIPALLYACSRLLRKQNRIKVYAKKI